One Syntrophorhabdaceae bacterium DNA segment encodes these proteins:
- a CDS encoding spore coat protein U domain-containing protein, with protein sequence MRSIIIFTTILIILTAIPMCYAASTLSVTATVVSRSNCRFNTGTSSLNFGTLDPGNPSDKTVSASVRFWCGGSAPMATFAITHDSGLYETATDAPRMRNTAVTTEYLPYTLSLNPTSGTVRRFTIQTLTISGTVQGTAFQNAYAGNYSDRVVISIEP encoded by the coding sequence ATGAGATCGATCATCATCTTCACAACGATACTCATCATCCTTACAGCGATACCCATGTGCTACGCTGCGAGCACCCTCTCTGTGACGGCAACGGTCGTGTCGAGGAGCAACTGCCGGTTCAATACCGGCACCTCGTCTCTGAACTTCGGCACCCTCGACCCGGGGAATCCCTCGGACAAGACGGTGAGCGCCTCGGTCAGATTCTGGTGCGGGGGAAGCGCTCCGATGGCGACATTCGCCATAACCCATGACAGCGGCCTCTATGAGACGGCTACCGATGCCCCGAGGATGAGGAATACCGCTGTCACCACTGAGTACTTACCTTATACCCTCTCCTTAAATCCTACCTCGGGCACGGTCCGCCGGTTCACCATCCAGACCCTGACCATAAGCGGCACCGTGCAGGGCACCGCCTTTCAGAACGCCTATGCAGGGAATTACAGCGACAGGGTAGTCATATCCATAGAACCGTAG
- a CDS encoding spore coat protein U domain-containing protein, which produces MKKILSMVMVIGMLAMAGSAMASGTNTLTVSASVTGTCKFVSGTSTLNFGALDPSSSSDVNGSGTTTFWCTKGTTQTLSAGNGANWDGSKRNMLDTVSSDKIPYTLALTPDGGTNQGPGSPRTVTIGGTILNADYVSKSAGSYSDTVTLNITP; this is translated from the coding sequence ATGAAAAAGATATTAAGCATGGTAATGGTAATCGGAATGCTCGCGATGGCAGGCAGTGCAATGGCATCCGGCACCAACACGTTGACCGTGTCGGCAAGCGTTACAGGGACCTGTAAGTTCGTATCAGGGACATCCACGTTGAACTTCGGCGCCCTTGACCCATCATCGTCTTCAGATGTCAACGGAAGCGGTACAACCACGTTCTGGTGCACAAAAGGTACAACTCAGACGCTTTCTGCAGGTAACGGCGCAAACTGGGATGGCAGCAAAAGGAATATGCTGGATACCGTAAGCAGTGATAAGATCCCCTATACCCTCGCCCTCACCCCGGATGGCGGCACAAACCAGGGACCGGGATCACCCAGGACGGTGACTATAGGCGGAACAATATTAAATGCTGATTACGTAAGCAAGAGCGCAGGTTCCTATTCTGACACGGTGACGCTGAACATAACGCCGTAA
- a CDS encoding MFS transporter: protein MTGGYMLSALSKLIIASASGWTSVMGGRFLDRFGKGVRTSARDALLAGASQERYRGRVFGFHRALDTLGAVVGPLMAFFLLKVFENNLRFIFYLAFIPAAAGVVLLVVFVRDVKRTAGTAARPSWRLRDVRLSRGFKVFLLASTVFALGNSSDAFIILRAHNLGFAVETTILAYALFNIVYAVLSHPAGIISDRVGQKKILLWGFALFALIYLLLGIVDRSAFLWVLFPMYGVYMALTEGIGKAYISLHAKDEFTGTTYGVYQTLTGLAAFPASLAAGFLWRYVSPGAPFIFGAAMALAALMIFGLARGDATEKA, encoded by the coding sequence ATGACGGGAGGGTATATGCTGTCGGCCTTGTCGAAGCTCATCATCGCTTCGGCATCCGGCTGGACCTCAGTTATGGGTGGAAGATTTCTCGACCGTTTCGGAAAGGGTGTCAGGACCTCCGCGCGCGACGCACTCCTTGCCGGTGCCTCACAAGAGCGTTACAGGGGAAGGGTCTTCGGCTTCCACCGCGCCCTCGATACCCTGGGAGCCGTAGTCGGGCCGCTTATGGCCTTCTTTCTCCTTAAGGTTTTTGAAAACAACCTTCGTTTTATCTTCTATCTTGCCTTCATACCGGCTGCAGCCGGCGTTGTGCTCCTTGTGGTCTTCGTAAGGGATGTCAAAAGAACTGCCGGAACCGCAGCGCGGCCGTCGTGGAGACTGCGCGATGTAAGGCTTAGCAGAGGTTTCAAGGTCTTCCTTCTGGCGAGTACTGTTTTTGCCCTGGGTAACAGCTCCGATGCCTTCATCATACTAAGGGCGCATAACCTGGGCTTTGCGGTGGAGACCACGATCCTTGCATATGCCTTGTTCAATATTGTCTATGCTGTTTTGTCTCATCCGGCCGGTATCATCTCCGACAGGGTTGGGCAGAAAAAGATCCTCCTGTGGGGTTTTGCCCTTTTCGCACTCATCTATCTCCTGCTGGGCATTGTTGACAGGTCCGCTTTCCTCTGGGTACTTTTTCCTATGTACGGGGTTTATATGGCCCTCACGGAGGGTATCGGGAAGGCATACATCTCGCTCCACGCCAAGGATGAGTTTACCGGTACGACATACGGTGTCTACCAGACTTTGACCGGCCTCGCCGCGTTTCCTGCCTCTCTCGCCGCAGGCTTCCTCTGGAGATACGTGAGTCCCGGCGCGCCGTTCATCTTCGGCGCCGCAATGGCCCTGGCCGCCCTGATGATCTTCGGCCTTGCAAGGGGAGATGCTACGGAAAAGGCTTAA